The segment TGGCCTTGTCTTCGTCAAAGAACAGTTTAATCCGCCCGTTCCCCCGCCCAACGCGGCTCCGGGCATGGGGCGTGTCTTTAACAACAACCCGCCCGCTGTCGGCGATCTCTATCTGCTCACTCCAGTATCCGCCAATGGCACGCTGTATCAACTCACGGACGTGGCGGATTCCGGCGGCGGGGTCGTCGATCCGGAGGTTTCCTACGACGGGGAGCGCGTTTTGTTTTCCATGCGCCAATCCACCCTGGATAGCTGGCACATTTGGGAAATGAACCTGGATGGCAGCAATCTGCATCAGATCACGTTCGACCCGCCGCATCTGGTTGTCAATGACCAGGACCCGGAATATCTGCCGGACGGGCGCATCATCTTCGCCAGCGACCGTCTAAAACAGCGGGAGACAAAGCCGTATGATCAGGCCATCACCACGCAGTTGTACATCGTCCACGCTGATGGCAGCAACCTGCACCAGGTAGACTACAACGCCAACTTCGACATCAATCCGCAGGTTGCCCGTGATGGCCGCATTCTCTTCGACCGTTGGGACCATCTCCATTTTATGCGCAATATGTTTTCGCTCTGGCGCATGAATCAGGATGGTACGAACGGTTTCGTTAACTATGGCGGCGTTTCTCCCCGCTTCGACCAGCAGGGCGGCGAAAATGCCAATGCCCTTGAGAGTCGCGAACTTTCTACCGGTGAAATGGTGGGCATCTTCACCAACCGGGAATCGTTGGCGGGCAAGATGGGCATTTTTGATACGCGCAGCCCCAGCCAGGAAAATCTTCCCTTCCCGCTGATGATCGGTCCCGATGGGCTGTACCGCACGCCCTACCCCCTCACAGATAGCAAACTCATCTACGGCTACACCCCCAGCACCGACCCGCTGCACAACGGATTCGGCCTGTACACGATGCAGTTGACGCCCGAATACGTGTTGGTAGATGACACCACTGTTTCTACGGCGCCTGGTCCAGACGTCGATCCCGCTTTTCGCACCTACAACATCAATCTGGCGAATGCCGGACGCATCTACCTGGAAGTGAGTGGGGTAGCCGAGGACAATGGGGCGAATCCGCCGGATCGCGCCTGGGTATCGGTTGACGGCATCGTTTACGATGGCGGCTCACAGGATATTGAGCGAAAGCTAGATGGCTCTCTCACCTTTGGCGCACCATACAGCTATCGGGTCGATATTGATCTGCCGGCAGGCCAGCACACCATCAACATAGCCACGGACGCCACGCCCACGATCACCCATGTCCGCATTGTGCGCGCTATCACGGCTACGAATCACACCGTTCTCTACGATGACCCGAACACGAACGAAGTCTCCCCTATTCCCGTGCGCGTGCGCAATTTGCCCCCTGCTTACACCAGCCACACCAATCCCAGTCTGAACTGGGGGACAATTGTCGTGCGCGACATCAGTCTGCGCGGCGATTACCGCCAGGCCAACTATGAAGACGCGGGCGGCGATCCCGACTATCCTTATCACATGGACCTGAACCAGATTCAGGGGCTGCGTATCAAGCAGAGTTTGCCACGCCACAATGAAATGGAAGACATGCTGGTCGGGTCAACGTTTTTTGATCCCGTGCGTGTGGTGGGCGTGGCGACGGCTAATGAAACGGGCACGACGGCATTTCAGGTGCTTGCCGGCACGACGGTTGCCTGGGACCTGATCGATCTGAATGGCGCAGCGATGGCACACGAGCGTGTCTGGAGCTGGGTGCAACCGGGAGAGTCCCGTTCCTGTGATGGCTGCCATGTGGGTGCTTTCCCGTATGTCGAGCGTCCAATTGACGTAATCCCGCCCGCGCAGGATTTGCGGCAGCGGGGTGAAATATACAGCTTCGTGGACCAGGTGCTGCCCATCTTCCAGCAAAAATGCGCGGCCTGCCATACGGGGGGGAACCCGGACGGAAACCTGAACTTACAAGGAAATCGGGCGACCTTTGAGGCGCTAACCATCCTTGTACCGGAGCGCACACCAACACAGTATGTCAGCAATGGAGATGCGCGCTTCAGTTTCCTCTTCCAACTGCTGACAGGGGATACAGACACGAATCCGCTGTTTGCGCCGCGTCTACAGGAAGTGAACAACTCTTATGATCACACGACACTGCTCAACGGCAGTGAGTTGTATGAAGTCGCTACATGGATAGATGTGGGGGCGGGTTTTGCTTATTTGCCGCGTGGGGTAGCGATGGGGCCGCCACGTGTCGTGAGCGTGTTGCCGGCAAATGGCGCAACCAACATCAAGCGTAACACAGGCGTCGCCGTCCATTTCAGCGCCCCCATCGACCGGGCCACCGTAGATAGCTCCTCCTTCGTTCTGCAAAAGATCGGCGGCGATACCGTTTCCGGCACATGGGAATGGAACAACAACGACGACCTCTTCTTCCGCCCGGATAGCAATCTGTCCACAGGGGATTACCAGTTGACGATCTCCACCGCTGTACAAGACATCAAGGAGTTCACCACTGGGTTGGAATTGGCCGCGCCTTTTGTGAGTTCGTTTACCGTGGCATATGGCACAGACGAGACACCCCCAGAAACGGCGGAACTGCTCCCTGGCGGTGACAGCATCAATGCGTTCGCGCCGGTAACCGTGCGCTTTACGGAAGCCATTGCCCCAAGCAGCATCACGGACAACAGCCTGACGGTGACGGATGGCAACGGCTTCTTTGTGGATGGTCGCGTCTACGTCAGCGCCGACGGTCTGGAGTTGAACTGGTTCCCCTGGACGGCGTTTACGACAGGGGAGACGTATGAAGTAAGCTTGCGCAACGAAATTCATGATCTGGCCGGCAACAGCCTGACGCCGCTGAATTATTCGTTCACGATTGCCACGGCGTCAACGCCGCAGCACCATAGCCAGTTGGCGGCGCTGCCGACGAATCATGATCCGAAGCGGATGGCAGTGAATCATGCCGGCACGGAACTCCTCCTCGCCACCGACTACGACAACATCATCACCCGCTACGACATTGCCACCTGGCAGGTTCTGGACAATTACGACATTGGCCCGGGAACAGATCCCCGCGACGTCGTCTACGCCCCGGATGACCAGACCGCCTATGTCCTCAACCCAGGCAACAAGACCCTCAAATTCCTGGACATCAATGACGGCGTGGTACAGTCGGTGTCCGGTTTCCTGAACCCGGATCGTCTGCTCGTCAATCATGCCGGCACGCGCCTCTACGTCAGCGATATTGGCGGAGCCGGTTACATCCACGAAGTGGACATCGTCGTCGGCAGCCCCACCTACGGAACCATCATCAACTCATTCAACCTCGGGCGCACCCCCTCCCCCCCCGCCATCAGCCCCGACGACACCACCCTCTACTACGGCTCCAGCTTCGCCTTCAACATCTTTGACATCGCCTCCGGCAGCAACGTCAAAAGCATTTACATTCCCTACGGCACAGTTGGCGAAGTCGTCCTCACCCCCGACGGACGCGCCGCCCTCGCCCCATCCACCAGCAACCAATCCCTACGCTACATTGACCTGATCATAGGACAAGACCGCGGCGACATCCTTCTCCCCGACGACCCCGATCATCTTGCCCTCAACCCCGCCGGCACCTTCCTCTACCTGGTAAACCGCGGCACCCAGGCTATATCCGTCATGGATATGGCAACCTTGCAGGTGGTGGCCACCATGCCCACCCCCATCATCAACGGCACCTTTGTCCAGGACCTGGAAGTCAGCCCCAACAACAACACCATCTTCGCCGTGGCCGGCGGCATCGCCACGGAACTCACCGTCTACGCGCTCGGCGACCCCAACGACCATACGCCGCCTACGCGCACCGGCGTCGTGCCCCCGGCCAATGCCATAGACATTCCCGTCTATGCCCCCATCCGCGCCAGTTTCTCCGAGGCACTCGACCGCATCTCCGTCAACAACAGCACCGTCTGGCTCGAAGCCAATGACACCGCCATCGACGGCAACCTCGCACTCAGCCTGGATAACCGCACCGCATCTTTTGCTCCGGGCACACTGATGCAGACGGGGACGCTGCACACACTGCATCTGGATCAATCTCTAGCCGACCTGGCGGGCAACCCGCTGGGCGTGGACCAGGACACCACCTTCGTCACAGCCGCCACGCACGATCCCGGCACGCTGAGCCAACTGGATACACCCTTCTCCAGCAACGGCAGTCGCGGTCTGGCCATCTCCCCGGATGGCTCCCTGCTCGCCGTTTCCAATCGCTTCCAAAACAGCATCAGCCTGCTCGATCCGCAAACCATGCAGCCGGTGATGGACAGCATCGCCACCGGCAGTTCCGGGCCGCGCGGCCTCGCCTTCAACAGCGACGGCAGCCGCCTCTACGTCGTCCACAACTCCGGCAACACCCTGGTGGAAATCGACGTCGCCGGCGGACAAGTGCTGCGCACCATCGCCAACGTCGCGGGCAACGAGGAAGTCGTCATCAGCCCTGATGGTCTCACCGCGTACACCAGCGGCTACAACAGCCACATCTTCAACGAGATCGACCTGACAACCGGTCAGGTAACAACACCTCTGGGCCTCGTCTCCCGCGCCGGTCGTCCCGCCTACGCGCCCAACGGCACGCTCTACTTAACCACCAACGACACGCTCTGGCGG is part of the Ardenticatenales bacterium genome and harbors:
- a CDS encoding Ig-like domain-containing protein; the encoded protein is MHRYLLRTILFVVLAATCLGLAQSAASQDAAPEVSPVITIVSPTSGQVIDTAHVEVNFSVSNFLIGPWDFPHVAFFLDDNPKPFTFYNGSDNAAFGNRTVFSGFAPTAAATWINYTTLRFNNLSNGAHTVTANLTDAQGNLLQNPNAIFTVTFTVDQSPDNVALPNGLVFVKEQFNPPVPPPNAAPGMGRVFNNNPPAVGDLYLLTPVSANGTLYQLTDVADSGGGVVDPEVSYDGERVLFSMRQSTLDSWHIWEMNLDGSNLHQITFDPPHLVVNDQDPEYLPDGRIIFASDRLKQRETKPYDQAITTQLYIVHADGSNLHQVDYNANFDINPQVARDGRILFDRWDHLHFMRNMFSLWRMNQDGTNGFVNYGGVSPRFDQQGGENANALESRELSTGEMVGIFTNRESLAGKMGIFDTRSPSQENLPFPLMIGPDGLYRTPYPLTDSKLIYGYTPSTDPLHNGFGLYTMQLTPEYVLVDDTTVSTAPGPDVDPAFRTYNINLANAGRIYLEVSGVAEDNGANPPDRAWVSVDGIVYDGGSQDIERKLDGSLTFGAPYSYRVDIDLPAGQHTINIATDATPTITHVRIVRAITATNHTVLYDDPNTNEVSPIPVRVRNLPPAYTSHTNPSLNWGTIVVRDISLRGDYRQANYEDAGGDPDYPYHMDLNQIQGLRIKQSLPRHNEMEDMLVGSTFFDPVRVVGVATANETGTTAFQVLAGTTVAWDLIDLNGAAMAHERVWSWVQPGESRSCDGCHVGAFPYVERPIDVIPPAQDLRQRGEIYSFVDQVLPIFQQKCAACHTGGNPDGNLNLQGNRATFEALTILVPERTPTQYVSNGDARFSFLFQLLTGDTDTNPLFAPRLQEVNNSYDHTTLLNGSELYEVATWIDVGAGFAYLPRGVAMGPPRVVSVLPANGATNIKRNTGVAVHFSAPIDRATVDSSSFVLQKIGGDTVSGTWEWNNNDDLFFRPDSNLSTGDYQLTISTAVQDIKEFTTGLELAAPFVSSFTVAYGTDETPPETAELLPGGDSINAFAPVTVRFTEAIAPSSITDNSLTVTDGNGFFVDGRVYVSADGLELNWFPWTAFTTGETYEVSLRNEIHDLAGNSLTPLNYSFTIATASTPQHHSQLAALPTNHDPKRMAVNHAGTELLLATDYDNIITRYDIATWQVLDNYDIGPGTDPRDVVYAPDDQTAYVLNPGNKTLKFLDINDGVVQSVSGFLNPDRLLVNHAGTRLYVSDIGGAGYIHEVDIVVGSPTYGTIINSFNLGRTPSPPAISPDDTTLYYGSSFAFNIFDIASGSNVKSIYIPYGTVGEVVLTPDGRAALAPSTSNQSLRYIDLIIGQDRGDILLPDDPDHLALNPAGTFLYLVNRGTQAISVMDMATLQVVATMPTPIINGTFVQDLEVSPNNNTIFAVAGGIATELTVYALGDPNDHTPPTRTGVVPPANAIDIPVYAPIRASFSEALDRISVNNSTVWLEANDTAIDGNLALSLDNRTASFAPGTLMQTGTLHTLHLDQSLADLAGNPLGVDQDTTFVTAATHDPGTLSQLDTPFSSNGSRGLAISPDGSLLAVSNRFQNSISLLDPQTMQPVMDSIATGSSGPRGLAFNSDGSRLYVVHNSGNTLVEIDVAGGQVLRTIANVAGNEEVVISPDGLTAYTSGYNSHIFNEIDLTTGQVTTPLGLVSRAGRPAYAPNGTLYLTTNDTLWRQNSDGTWTAIPTGSSYTIDVGFSADSHYAFLAETWRDALMVVDLTTDTVLLEIPLDDEPRQIAQSADYRYLFVTNKSAGTIQVVDTLTLAIVEEATLADSQMMAAAWDSTHARLFVSDVNTNQIIGFEIDYVAPPPNIYDDSSYNIQYGDWYGGNDANAYGGGYRASQTANEWLVYKTGVTNAFSLLTYRGPNQGKAYVMVDGAVVGALDLYAAAPAYETETFSDLSMAQHTIVIIAAGQKNPSSSGYEARVDGFVVNGQTIDDSSLSVIVKGWSGLSAPWASNGGLRMSTSPGSTATFVVNGDSFTWTTVHCPMCGKAKISVDGVDVSTRDLYNAAWQVQQQEAFTGLGPGSHTVTITILSSKNPASSGTLVIVDSITY